The Gasterosteus aculeatus chromosome 8, fGasAcu3.hap1.1, whole genome shotgun sequence genome has a window encoding:
- the LOC144411423 gene encoding GTPase IMAP family member 9-like, whose amino-acid sequence MARNFGNNRTNDEELRIVMVGKTGIGKSATGNTILGRPCFESKFSGRSMTVDCSKGRTTVDGQQVAVIDTPGLFDTRCGLDKTTEDVCQCVTYAAPGPHVFLVVIRLGRYTEEEKHTVQRIQKLFGQAADKYSMVLFTHGDLLEGTIEDFLVDCEDLQELVKRCNGQYHVFNNKLKDRSQVTELLQKIRNVAQKNGGSHYTNEVFQEAERVIEEKKQSILKEKEEQIRKDKEKLEKKLRKKYEEEMKKLSEQLQADREREKREREEEMKRDKQQMNEERKREKEEREAERKREREEIEMKEKHDRELKEGVEKVQSKHEKAAREEAEGFNPLYALWKLGECIVVELKELGSLFKSLR is encoded by the exons ATGGCCAGAAACTTTG GAAACAACAGAACAAATGATGAGGAGCTGAGGATAGTGATGGTGGGGAAGACTGGGATTGGGAAGAGTGCCACTGGAAACACCATTCTGGGACGGCCTTGCTTTGAGTCAAAGTTCAGTGGAAGGTCCATGACTGTGGACTGTTCCAAGGGCAGAACCACAGTGGATGGACAACAGGTCGCTGTTATCGACACCCCGGGCCTGTTTGACACCAGGTGTGGTCTGGATAAAACAACTGAAGATGTCTGCCAGTGCGTCACTTACGCTGCTCCTGGACCTCATGTGTTCCTGGTGGTCATCAGGCTGGGCAGATACACTGAAGAGGAAAAGCACACAGTGCAGAGAATTCAAAAGCTGTTTGGTCAGGCTGCAGACAAATACAGCATGGTCCTCTTTACTCATGGTGATCTTCTTGAAGGCACTATTGAAGACTTCTTGGTGGATTGCGAAGACCTGCAGGAACTTGTGAAGAGATGTAACGGCCAGTACCATGTCTTCAACAATAAGCTGAAGGATCGCTCTCAGGTCACTGAGCTGCTCCAGAAGATCCGAAATGTAGCCCAGAAGAACGGAGGAAGCCACTACACCAACGAGGTGTTCCAAGAGGCTGAGAGGGTCATtgaagagaagaaacaaagtatcctgaaagaaaaagaagagcaaatacgcaaagacaaagagaaactgGAGAAGAAACTAAGGAAGAAATATgaagaagagatgaagaaaCTGAGTGAACAACTCCAGgctgacagagagagggagaagagagagagagaggaggagatgaagagagatAAGCAGCAGATGaatgaggagagaaagagggagaaggaagagagagaagcagagagaaagagagaaagagaggagatagaaatgaaagaaaagcatgACAGAGAACTGAAAGAAGGAGTAGAAAAGGTGCAGTCAAAGCATGAAAAAGCAGCCAGAGAGGAAGCTGAGGGGTTCAATCCATTGTATGCTTTGTGGAAACTTGGTGAATGTATTGTTGTAGAACTCAAAGAACTAGGAAGTCTTTTTAAGAGCTTGCGTTGA
- the LOC120813184 gene encoding GTPase IMAP family member 9-like has translation MARNFGNNRTNDEELRIVMVGKTGIGKSATGNTILGRPCFESKFSGRSMTVDCSKGRTTVDGQQVAVIDTPGLFDTRCGLDKTTEDVCQCVTYAAPGPHVFLVVIRLGRYTEEEKHTVQRIQELFGQAADKYSMVLFTHGDLLEGTIEDFLVDCEDLQELVKRCNGQYHVFNNKLKDRSQVTELLQKIRNVAQKNGGSHYTNEVFQEAERVIEEKKQSILKEKEEQIRKDKEKLEKKLRKKYEEEMKKLSEQLQADREREKREREEEMKRDKQQMNEERKREKEEREAERKREREEIEMKEKHDRELKEGVEKVQSKHEKAAREEAEGFNPLYALWKLGECIVVELKELGSLFKSLR, from the exons ATGGCCAGAAACTTTG GAAACAACAGAACAAATGATGAGGAGCTGAGGATAGTGATGGTGGGGAAGACTGGGATTGGGAAGAGTGCCACTGGAAACACCATTCTGGGACGGCCTTGCTTTGAGTCAAAGTTCAGTGGAAGGTCCATGACTGTGGACTGTTCCAAGGGCAGAACCACAGTGGATGGACAACAGGTCGCTGTTATCGACACCCCGGGCCTGTTTGACACCAGGTGTGGTCTGGATAAAACAACTGAAGATGTCTGCCAGTGCGTCACTTACGCTGCTCCTGGACCTCATGTGTTCCTGGTGGTCATCAGGCTGGGCAGATACACTGAAGAGGAAAAGCACACAGTGCAGAGAATTCAAGAGCTGTTTGGTCAGGCTGCAGACAAATACAGCATGGTCCTCTTTACTCATGGTGATCTTCTTGAAGGCACTATTGAAGACTTCTTGGTGGATTGCGAAGACCTGCAGGAACTTGTGAAGAGATGTAACGGCCAGTACCATGTCTTCAACAATAAGCTGAAGGATCGCTCTCAGGTCACTGAGCTGCTCCAGAAGATCCGAAATGTAGCCCAGAAGAACGGAGGAAGCCACTACACCAACGAGGTGTTCCAAGAGGCTGAGAGGGTCATtgaagagaagaaacaaagtatcctgaaagaaaaagaagagcaaatacgcaaagacaaagagaaactgGAGAAGAAACTAAGGAAGAAATATgaagaagagatgaagaaaCTGAGTGAACAACTCCAGgctgacagagagagggagaagagagagagagaggaggagatgaagagagatAAGCAGCAGATGaatgaggagagaaagagggagaaggaagagagagaagcagagagaaagagagaaagagaggagatagaaatgaaagaaaagcatgACAGAGAACTGAAAGAAGGAGTAGAAAAGGTGCAGTCAAAGCATGAAAAAGCAGCCAGAGAGGAAGCTGAGGGGTTCAATCCATTGTATGCTTTGTGGAAACTTGGTGAATGTATTGTTGTAGAACTCAAAGAACTAGGAAGTCTTTTTAAGAGCTTGCGTTGA